In the Rhinatrema bivittatum chromosome 6, aRhiBiv1.1, whole genome shotgun sequence genome, one interval contains:
- the LOC115093667 gene encoding uncharacterized protein LOC115093667 codes for MTDPQGPAAPVSFSSQRPTTSGERCYDIEQNEMTTMDGTPRRPTSAAESIAREIQNGGHRSRGCRIWIVGHSFITWAFKHAQERPYGVHLDLTKYNATIRWLGSRGMCWDELLPCLQRSLVRFGLPQILIIHLGGNDWGAMSGRKFIAMARKDLTSAMALLQSTIICWSDIIPRPAEMNRKIWKRCRAKANRQIGAWLTLFGGRHICHEWSWECGKGLFRPDGVHLSFIGQDLFLNSFQDALEALLR; via the exons ATGACAGATCCGCAGGGCCCTGCGGCGCCTGTTTCCTTCTCTTCACAGAGACCAACCACATCGGGCGAGAGGTGCTACGATATCGAACAGAACGAAATGACGACGATGGACGGTACCCCCAGACGTCCGACTTCGGCGGCAGAATCCATAGCAAGAGAGATCCAAAACGGAG GTCATAGAAGCCGGGGATGTCGAATATGGATTGTGGGACACTCCTTTATCACGTGGGCTTTCAAGCATGCCCAGGAGCGCCCTTACGGGGTACACTTGGACTTAACAAAGTACAATGCGACAATCCGTTGGCTGGGAAGCAGAGGCATGTGCTGGGACGAGCTGCTTCCCTGCCTTCAGAGGAGCCTGGTGCGATTCGGGCTACCACAAATCCTGATCATACACCTAGGTGGTAACGACTGGGGTGCGATGTCTGGACGCAAGTTCATCGCAATGGCCCGTAAGGACTTGACATCCGCCATGGCCTTGCTTCAATCTACAATCATTTGTTGGTCAGACattattccaaggcctgctgaAATGAATAGAAAGATTTGGAAACGCTGCCGGGCCAAAGCAAACAGGCAAATAGGTGCCTGGCTAACCCTATTCGGTGGTCGTCACATTTGTCACGAATGGTCATGGGAATGTGGAAAAGGGCTATTTCGACCAGATGGGGTTCACCTTTCCTTCATAGGACAGGACTTGTTCCTAAATTCATTTCAGGATGCCTTGGAAGCCCTGCTGCGTTAG